From the genome of Longispora fulva:
GAACGGCGGGTGACGGCGTACCAGACGGCCGTCGGCGGGACCGTCAGCCTCGACGAGGACTTCTAGGCGGGCGACGGAGGTGTCTGACCGCCGGAAACCGGGGCAGGCACCTCCGTAACAGATGAATGGTCTTGATCTTCGGTAGGGTGGGCCGGTGGAGTTCCGCCTGCTGGGTACCGTCGAGGCGACCGCAGCGGGGCAATCGGTCTACATCGGACAGCGCCGGGAACGTCGCCTGCTGGGGATCCTGCTCACCCGGCTGCCGCACCCGGTCGGCGTGGAACAGTTCATCGACCTGCTGTGGGGGGACGAGGCACCCCTCGAGGCGCGCGCCGCACTCCAGGTGCACGTCTCCCGGCTCCGGCGAAGCCTGGCCGACGCCGGGGTCCAGCTGAACCGGGCCGCGTCCGGGTACACCCTGAACGTCGACCCGGAACAGGTGGACCTGCACAGGTTCCGGGACCTGTGCGACCGGATCCGGACCGGACCGCGGGACCTCCCCGCCCTGCTCGCCGAGGCCGGCGCGCTCTACCAGGGTCCACTCCTCGGCGACGACGGCACGGAACGACTCCGCCGGGCACTGTGTCCCTGGCTCGACGAACTGTGGATGTCCACCCGGGAGTCCGCGGTCGAGACCACCGTCCGCCGGGGCGGGCACCCCCTCGCCGAGCTGGCCGAACTCGTCGCCGCGCACCCCGTCCGGGAGCGGCTCGCGAGCCTGCAGGTTCTCGCCCTGCACCGCGCGGGGCGGCGCGACGAGGCACTCGCGGCGTTCGAGCGGGCAAGGTCCGCGCTCGCCGACCAGCTCGGACTCGATCCCGGCCCCGAGCTGCGCCGAGCCTACGAGACGGTGCTGCACACCCCCGCCGTCCCCGCCCCGGCCCAGCTGCCGCCGGGCATCTTCGACTTCACCGGCCGTACGGAACCGCTCGCCGCACTCGACGGGTTCCTCACCCTGCGCGGCACCGTGGTGATCAGCACGATCGCGGGGACCGGCGGGGTCGGCAAGACCGCGCTGGCTCTGCACTGGGCGCACCGGGTCCGCGACCAGTTCCCCGACGGGCAGCTCTACGTCAACCTGCACGGCCACTCCGCGACCACCCCGGTCGGGCCGATGGAGGCGCTCGGCAGGTTCCTCCGCGCCCTGGGTTGTCCCCCCGAGGACATCCCCACCGAGATCGACGAGGCCGCCGCGCGCTACCGCAGCCTGCTCGCCGACCGACGGATCCTCGTGGTCCTCGACAACGCCCACCACCCCGACCAGGTACGGCCACTCCTGCCGGCCAGTCCCGGCTCGATGGCCCTGGTCACCAGCCGGGACCGGCTCGTCGGGCTCACCGCCCGCGACGGCGCGCGACGGCTGCACCTGCCGGCGTTCACCCCCGAGGAGTCGCTCGCCCTGCTGAGCGGCTGCGTCGGCGCCCAGCGGGTGACCGCCGAGCCCTGGGCCGCCGCCGAACTGGTCGCGCTCTGCGGCCACCTGCCGCTGGCGATCCGGATCATCGCGTACCAGGTCACGGAGGTTCCGCACCTGCCACTTGCCGGGCACGTCGCCCGGCTCCGCGCCGACCGGTTGAACGCCCTGGCCCTCCAGGACGACGTCGACACGTGTGTCCGCGCCACCTTCGACCTGTCCTACGCCGCCCTCGACCCCGACACGGCCCGGATGTTCCGGCTACTCGGGCTGGTGCCGGGCGCGGACTTCACGGCGGAGGCCGCGGGGGCGCTCACCGGGATGCCGGCGGGGCGGGCCCGGCGGTTGCTCGACCGGCTCGTGGCGGGCCACCTGGTGGAGGCGCATCCGGCGGGGCGGTACGCGTTCCACGACCTGCTGCGCGAGTACGCGGCCGGGCACGGCGCCTCCGACCCGGAGAGCGAAGCCTCGGTCACCCGGCTGACGGACTGGTACCTGCACACCGCCCTGGCCGCGGACACGGTCGCCGACATGCTGCCGACCCAGGAGATCATGGCGCATCCACCGGCGCCCCCGTCGGTCAGTCCGGGATCCTTCGAGGACCGGACGGCGGCCCTGCGGTGGCTGGACTCCGAACGGGCCGCCCTCGTGTCGGTCGTGCACCACTGCTGCGCCCACGGCGTCGAGGTGACGGCGCTGCGCGTCCTCGAAGCCCTGGGCGGGCACCTGCACCTGCGCCGGTGGTCCGCCGAGTTCCTCGCGACGGGACTCGCCCTGCTGTCGGCGACCACGGACGCGAGTGATCCCCGGGTCCGCGTTCTCGCGCACGATCTGGTCGCGGCCGCGTACCGGATCACGGGGAAGTTCGCGGAGGCCGTGCACCACAGCCGACAGGCGCTGTTCTGGCTGGACAACGTGGCGGGGCGGCCGGACGAGCCGCGGCTCCTCCTCAACCTCGGCCGGAGCCTGCGCCTCACCGGTCACCTGGCGGCGGCCGCCGACTGCTACCGGAGCGCGGCGAAGCGCTACGAGCAGGACGGGGTCGGCGGCGCCAAGACGATGTTCGTGGCCGGCGTGCTGGGCGACGTGTACCGCCACACCTCCGACTTCCAGGACTCGCTGACCTTCAGCGCGGAGGCGCTGGCCCTCGCCTGGGAGGTCGCACCCCCCTGGGCGCCCTACGCCCTCGAGGCGATCGCCAACGTGCACACGGAGTGCGGCCGGCACCAGGAGGGGATCGAACACGCCCGAGCCGCCCTGGACGCCGCCGAACGATTCGAGCAGCCGTTCATCAAGCCCAGCGCGTTCAACACCCTGGGCTCGGCACTGGCCGGGCTCGGCCGCCCCGACGAGGCGCACGGGGCCTACACCGACGCACTGCGACTGTGCGAGGACCAGGCCAACCCCGAGGCCGAGAGCGAGTCCCTGTGCGGGCTGGCGCTGCTGAGCAGCCGGACCGGCCGGCACGGGCAGGCCATCGAACAGGCCCGCCGAGCCGTGGACGTCGCGCACGGCAGCGCCAACCTCGTCGGCGAGGGCCGGGCCAGGGCGACCCTCGCCGAGATCCGGCTGGCGGCCGGCCACCGCGACGACGCCGCGACAGAGGCCCGACAGGCCCTCGCCGTCAACGAGTCCACCGGGCACCAGCTCGGCGAGGCCCGCAGCCTCCTGGTGCTGGGCACCGTGACCGGCGACAGCGACCTGGTGCGCCGGGCGCACGCGATCTACACCCGGATCGGCGCCCCGGTCCCGTCCTGACCTAGAACACCAGCCCCGCCGCGTAGTCGCACAGCGACAGCCGGTCCGCGTGCCCCAGCTTCGCGAGCAGGCTCGCCACGTGCTTCTCCACCGTCCGCGCCGAGATGAACAACCTCTGGCCGATCTCCACGTTGCCGATCCGCTCGGCCAGCAGCACCAGCACCTCGAACTCGCGCACCGTCACCCCGCTCTCCCGCAACGGCGCCGGCACCCCTTCCCACCCCTGGCGCTGCTGGGGCACAGACGCACCGGCCCGACGCAAGATGCTCCGGCAGGCGGCGCCGGTGGTGCCGAGCCCGGCACGGTGGAAGTACTCCCCAGCGGTCCGAGCCCACGCGACCGGATTGCCCCAGCCACCGTCCAGGGCCTCTTCCGCCAGCAGCCGGAGCACGATCGCCCGGCCCAGCGGGAACGGCTCTCCGACGTCATGACACTCGGCGACCGCCAGCTCCGCAGCGATGCTGTCTCCGTCCCGGGCGTGCAGCACCGCACGAGCGGCAACGACGAACTGCAGGTTCCACCGGACGAGGCCGGGCATGGAGCCGGCGATGGCGTCATGCTCCGCCCAGCCGGCGTCTCGGTCCAGCACCTCGAGGAGCAGCCCCAATCCGAAACTGCCCGACAGGGTGTACGCCGAGGGGAACCGTCGCTCCCTCTCCCGCGCCTGGTCGATCTTCGATCTGCACCCGGCCCGGTTCTCCTCGATGAGCTCGTAGAATCCCTCGGCCAGCCCCCAGGCGACGGGAAGGTAATGGGTGTCCTCACCACCGGCACTGACGAGTGCCTCGAGGTGAGTCTCCATGTCTCGGCGTCGACCCTGGTGCGCGGCCGAGACGGCGCTGACGAGGGACAGATAGCGGTTGACCTGGCGTAGACGCAGCCGGCCAGCCAGTTCCGCGCAAGGCTCCACAATGGCCTGGGAGCCGGCGTAGTCGCCGTGGTGAACGGCCAGCCAGGACAGCAGGCCGTTCACGGTGCACAGGGTCGGCAACGCCCCGATGCGGGCGGACTCCTCGCGGGCCTGGTGCAATCTGCCCGCGACGCCGTCAGCGAGCAGGTCGTTCCCACCCAGATAGCTCAGGGCGGTCACCCGCCACACCGAAAGCTTGTGCTCGTCGGCGAGGTCCAACATCCGCTGGAACAGGGACTCGGACTCGGCCATGCTCCGCCGTCTGGCGGCGATGCCGAGCACTTCCAACGCTTGGCAGCCCACCTCGGGAAGGGGGAAGCGGAGGGCGTCCTCCAGCGCACGCCGCGCCAGACCCTCAGCCTCCCCCACCCGAGGGTCGTCGGGCACGTCCTGCAGGATCCTGGCCTCGATCACGTCGATAGGCGCGCTGCGGCCGGGGGGAGCGTCGGGGCCGAGCAGCCGTCGGGCGATCGCGACCTGGGCCAGGCCGTCGCGCCACCGGCCCGCGACGGCAGCGGCTTCGGCC
Proteins encoded in this window:
- a CDS encoding AfsR/SARP family transcriptional regulator, which produces MEFRLLGTVEATAAGQSVYIGQRRERRLLGILLTRLPHPVGVEQFIDLLWGDEAPLEARAALQVHVSRLRRSLADAGVQLNRAASGYTLNVDPEQVDLHRFRDLCDRIRTGPRDLPALLAEAGALYQGPLLGDDGTERLRRALCPWLDELWMSTRESAVETTVRRGGHPLAELAELVAAHPVRERLASLQVLALHRAGRRDEALAAFERARSALADQLGLDPGPELRRAYETVLHTPAVPAPAQLPPGIFDFTGRTEPLAALDGFLTLRGTVVISTIAGTGGVGKTALALHWAHRVRDQFPDGQLYVNLHGHSATTPVGPMEALGRFLRALGCPPEDIPTEIDEAAARYRSLLADRRILVVLDNAHHPDQVRPLLPASPGSMALVTSRDRLVGLTARDGARRLHLPAFTPEESLALLSGCVGAQRVTAEPWAAAELVALCGHLPLAIRIIAYQVTEVPHLPLAGHVARLRADRLNALALQDDVDTCVRATFDLSYAALDPDTARMFRLLGLVPGADFTAEAAGALTGMPAGRARRLLDRLVAGHLVEAHPAGRYAFHDLLREYAAGHGASDPESEASVTRLTDWYLHTALAADTVADMLPTQEIMAHPPAPPSVSPGSFEDRTAALRWLDSERAALVSVVHHCCAHGVEVTALRVLEALGGHLHLRRWSAEFLATGLALLSATTDASDPRVRVLAHDLVAAAYRITGKFAEAVHHSRQALFWLDNVAGRPDEPRLLLNLGRSLRLTGHLAAAADCYRSAAKRYEQDGVGGAKTMFVAGVLGDVYRHTSDFQDSLTFSAEALALAWEVAPPWAPYALEAIANVHTECGRHQEGIEHARAALDAAERFEQPFIKPSAFNTLGSALAGLGRPDEAHGAYTDALRLCEDQANPEAESESLCGLALLSSRTGRHGQAIEQARRAVDVAHGSANLVGEGRARATLAEIRLAAGHRDDAATEARQALAVNESTGHQLGEARSLLVLGTVTGDSDLVRRAHAIYTRIGAPVPS